One window of the Natrinema sp. HArc-T2 genome contains the following:
- a CDS encoding CDGSH iron-sulfur domain-containing protein, whose protein sequence is MTRLVELEATGPRKLDPSDIDDEKGDIAVCQCGLSESFPFCDGSHRRTRDEDDETTYVYENGERRELKRVVTIDEDTEV, encoded by the coding sequence ATGACACGACTTGTCGAACTCGAGGCGACGGGCCCACGCAAACTCGACCCGTCCGATATCGACGACGAGAAAGGCGATATCGCGGTCTGTCAGTGTGGCCTCTCGGAGTCATTTCCCTTCTGTGATGGGAGCCACCGACGGACGCGCGACGAAGACGACGAGACGACCTACGTCTACGAAAATGGCGAGCGCCGGGAACTCAAGCGGGTCGTCACAATTGACGAGGATACAGAAGTGTAA
- a CDS encoding heavy metal translocating P-type ATPase — protein MDENPRRSAQSPAATAPVDAGSASQTDTETCDLCDLPTPPTPITEPDVDGAFCCQGCLEVARTLERTDDGPDEAELQSRMDDDGPDLDDLDGEDAFLAVDGMHCSTCEAFLETTAERESGVRGVTASYATDTIRIVYDPDELAADELPDIVSGYGYTASDRSSADDTDADDRLGALLFGAFFGMMVMTWYILFLYPTYFGLEPIADFGGYDGTFLTANIWVFTSFVLFYTGYPTLRGAYVSLRAGRPNMDLLVALAALGSYSFSAIATVLGQTHVYFDVTVAIILVVTAGTHYEQAVKRRATGLLSELTEQQVDEARLENGETVPLEEIDPGDRLLVRPGERIPLDGTVAEGSAAVDESLVTGESLPVSKESGDPVRGGTVVTDAPLVITVGDEAESTLDRLVSLLWSIQSARPGVQRLADKLATVFVPLVVTLAVGTTAVLLATGSSVSTALLIGLTVVIVSCPCALGLATPLAIAAGIQSAAERGIVVAAETIFEDARDVDVVVLDKTGTLTTGTMAVEDVHAVDGVDADELLRRAGTVEALSEHPIAAAIADAAPDAATEDATTAVDEFERADRGVSGRVDDDRVVVGHPDFLREHGLAVPDSLESRIDETRDAGDVPVVVGWDSHARGIIVVGDSPREALGETLETLSAGREVVVLTGDEGAAADRFRALEGVDEVFAGVPPEAKAETVDRLRSRGTVAMVGDGSNDAPALATADVGIAMGSGTKLATDAADAVIVGDDLDAVSETFDIATSTHRRIRQNLGWAFAYNAVAIPLAVLGLLNPLFAAVAMAASSALVVLNSSRSM, from the coding sequence ATGGATGAGAATCCACGGCGGTCTGCGCAGTCGCCCGCGGCGACAGCCCCAGTCGACGCTGGATCCGCCAGTCAGACCGACACCGAAACCTGCGACCTCTGTGACCTGCCGACCCCACCGACGCCGATCACCGAACCCGACGTGGACGGCGCGTTTTGCTGTCAAGGCTGTCTCGAGGTCGCCCGGACGCTCGAGCGCACTGACGACGGCCCCGATGAGGCGGAGCTGCAGTCCCGAATGGACGATGACGGCCCCGACCTCGACGACCTCGACGGCGAGGACGCCTTCCTCGCCGTCGATGGGATGCACTGTTCGACGTGTGAAGCGTTCCTCGAGACGACGGCTGAACGCGAATCAGGCGTCCGTGGCGTGACGGCCAGTTACGCGACGGATACCATCCGGATCGTCTACGATCCCGACGAGCTCGCCGCCGACGAACTCCCTGATATCGTCTCCGGCTACGGCTACACCGCCTCGGACCGCTCGAGCGCCGACGACACTGACGCCGACGATCGGCTCGGTGCGCTCTTGTTCGGAGCCTTTTTCGGCATGATGGTTATGACGTGGTACATCCTGTTTCTGTACCCGACCTACTTCGGCCTCGAGCCGATTGCCGACTTCGGCGGCTACGACGGCACGTTCCTGACGGCGAACATCTGGGTCTTTACGTCGTTCGTCCTCTTTTATACCGGCTATCCGACCCTCCGCGGGGCGTACGTCAGCCTTCGGGCGGGCCGACCGAACATGGATCTGCTCGTTGCGCTGGCCGCACTCGGCTCGTATAGCTTCAGCGCGATCGCGACCGTTCTGGGACAGACCCACGTCTACTTCGACGTGACCGTCGCGATCATCCTCGTCGTCACCGCGGGGACCCACTACGAGCAGGCGGTCAAACGCCGTGCGACCGGCTTGCTCTCCGAACTGACCGAACAGCAGGTCGACGAGGCCCGCCTCGAGAACGGCGAGACGGTTCCGCTCGAGGAGATCGATCCCGGCGACCGTCTGCTGGTTCGTCCCGGCGAGCGGATTCCCCTCGACGGCACTGTCGCGGAGGGGTCGGCTGCCGTCGACGAGTCGCTCGTCACTGGCGAGTCGCTGCCCGTCAGCAAGGAGTCGGGCGATCCGGTTCGAGGCGGGACCGTCGTCACCGACGCGCCGCTGGTCATCACGGTCGGCGATGAGGCAGAAAGCACACTCGACCGGCTCGTCTCGCTGCTCTGGTCGATCCAGAGCGCCCGCCCGGGCGTCCAGCGACTCGCGGACAAACTCGCGACGGTGTTCGTCCCGCTGGTCGTCACTCTCGCCGTCGGGACGACCGCGGTCTTGCTCGCGACCGGCTCGAGCGTCTCGACGGCGCTGTTGATCGGGCTGACAGTCGTGATCGTCTCCTGTCCGTGTGCGCTCGGGCTCGCGACGCCGCTTGCGATCGCCGCAGGGATTCAGTCCGCCGCCGAGCGGGGTATCGTCGTTGCCGCGGAGACGATCTTCGAAGACGCTAGAGACGTCGACGTCGTCGTCCTCGACAAGACGGGGACGCTCACGACTGGGACGATGGCTGTCGAAGACGTTCACGCTGTCGATGGGGTCGATGCCGACGAACTGCTCCGGCGAGCCGGCACCGTCGAAGCGCTCTCCGAGCATCCGATCGCGGCTGCCATCGCGGACGCCGCCCCTGACGCAGCCACCGAGGACGCAACGACCGCCGTCGACGAGTTCGAACGAGCCGACCGCGGCGTCAGCGGTCGCGTCGACGACGATCGCGTCGTCGTTGGCCACCCCGACTTCCTCCGCGAGCACGGGCTCGCCGTTCCCGATTCCCTCGAGTCTCGAATCGACGAGACCCGCGACGCAGGCGACGTACCCGTCGTCGTCGGCTGGGACAGCCACGCTCGCGGCATCATCGTCGTCGGTGACTCCCCTCGAGAGGCGCTCGGAGAGACGCTCGAGACGCTCTCGGCTGGTCGCGAAGTCGTCGTTCTGACGGGTGACGAAGGAGCGGCAGCCGATCGGTTCCGCGCACTCGAGGGCGTCGACGAGGTCTTCGCCGGCGTCCCGCCGGAGGCGAAAGCCGAAACCGTCGACCGGCTGCGGAGCCGGGGGACGGTCGCGATGGTCGGCGACGGGAGCAATGACGCGCCCGCGCTGGCGACTGCGGACGTCGGGATCGCGATGGGTAGCGGGACGAAACTCGCGACCGACGCGGCCGACGCGGTGATAGTCGGTGACGATCTCGATGCCGTCTCTGAGACGTTCGATATCGCGACGAGCACCCATCGGCGAATCCGACAGAACCTCGGCTGGGCCTTTGCTTACAACGCGGTCGCGATCCCGCTGGCAGTGCTTGGCCTGCTGAACCCGCTGTTCGCTGCCGTCGCGATGGCTGCCAGTAGCGCGCTGGTCGTCCTCAACTCCTCGCGGTCGATGTAG
- a CDS encoding sulfite exporter TauE/SafE family protein, with product MTLVSSASSPLPTALPLESGVHSLVVPLMGASVPSGPGLERVNLLVLFIVGLLAGAHCLGMCGPLVTAYADRIGAASGKRRDDTLTGYEVRQHALFNLGRTVSYAAVGGLFGLLGAITIASSEAVAAIGDSVRGATGILVGIAIVTSGLYYLRGQTAVPGHGLPIIGTVFRRLSDLLSSRIDRYATSPGIVALGAVHGLMPCPIIYPAYLYAFALGSPTRGALSLAALGLGTIPTLFAYGTVLNTIGPDTRVRLHRGLGAAFVVLGYIPLSHGLMLYGIHLPHVPLPYINLF from the coding sequence ATGACGCTCGTTTCATCCGCATCGAGCCCGCTTCCGACTGCTTTGCCTCTCGAGTCCGGCGTCCACTCGCTGGTCGTGCCGCTGATGGGCGCGTCGGTGCCGTCGGGCCCCGGTCTCGAGCGTGTCAACCTGCTCGTCCTCTTTATTGTCGGCTTACTGGCCGGCGCACACTGTCTGGGCATGTGTGGGCCACTCGTGACGGCCTACGCCGACCGGATCGGTGCGGCAAGCGGCAAGCGCCGTGACGATACGCTTACTGGCTACGAGGTGCGCCAGCACGCGCTGTTCAACCTCGGTCGGACTGTCAGCTACGCCGCAGTCGGCGGGTTGTTCGGCCTGCTCGGGGCGATTACGATCGCCTCGAGCGAGGCCGTCGCCGCGATCGGCGACAGCGTCAGAGGCGCGACGGGGATCCTCGTCGGAATCGCGATCGTCACGAGCGGCCTGTACTATCTCCGGGGACAAACTGCCGTCCCCGGCCACGGGCTGCCGATCATTGGGACGGTCTTCCGGCGACTCTCCGACCTCCTCTCGAGTCGGATCGACCGTTACGCGACGTCGCCGGGGATCGTCGCACTCGGCGCAGTCCACGGTCTCATGCCGTGTCCGATCATTTATCCGGCATACCTCTATGCGTTCGCGCTCGGCTCACCGACGCGCGGGGCGCTCTCGCTCGCCGCTCTTGGGTTGGGGACGATTCCGACGCTGTTTGCCTACGGGACCGTTCTGAACACGATCGGACCCGACACGCGCGTACGACTCCACCGTGGACTGGGGGCTGCGTTCGTCGTGCTCGGCTACATTCCCCTCTCACACGGGCTGATGCTGTACGGCATCCATCTGCCACACGTCCCGCTCCCGTACATCAACCTGTTCTAA
- a CDS encoding cytochrome-ba3 oxidase subunit codes for MSLETLQPRHAAAVGLLALIPLIVYGIMAHVTHSALAGGVSALNTCLIYGALYLAMSPVETSHGHHGDGSGTLG; via the coding sequence ATGAGCCTCGAGACACTCCAACCCCGGCACGCAGCAGCTGTCGGGTTGCTTGCGTTAATCCCGCTGATCGTCTATGGTATCATGGCACATGTGACGCATTCGGCACTTGCCGGTGGCGTCAGCGCGCTCAACACGTGCCTCATCTACGGCGCGCTGTACCTTGCTATGTCGCCGGTCGAGACGTCCCACGGCCACCACGGTGACGGCAGCGGCACTCTCGGCTAA
- a CDS encoding cupredoxin domain-containing protein, producing the protein MNIHTYEKAWLAIAMVLIVGFIATITYGAVGPGIAMIDDDGGTIDPDTINDDERFSDPGVTHVSGNEYNVSVVAQAWSYTPGEITVPANSTVNFHVTSRDVTHSFTVVGTNVNTMVVPGQVSQMTVEFDEPGEYGILCNEYCGEYHHTMEGKLNVVPEDEFDLTEVDTEAPDEAQLGNETTINATVSNGMNYDLETTATLEIGDQTVEQDVTVPGHGSEAVAFEVDTADLGTGDHDWTVTVDGYEDGDTLTVTSATEGGDGDA; encoded by the coding sequence ATGAACATACACACCTACGAAAAGGCCTGGCTGGCCATCGCGATGGTGTTAATCGTCGGTTTCATCGCGACGATCACGTACGGGGCAGTCGGCCCCGGTATCGCGATGATCGACGACGATGGGGGCACCATCGACCCGGATACGATCAACGACGACGAGCGATTCAGTGACCCTGGCGTCACACACGTCAGTGGCAACGAGTACAACGTCAGCGTTGTCGCTCAGGCATGGTCGTACACACCAGGTGAGATTACGGTGCCAGCAAACAGCACCGTGAATTTCCACGTGACGAGTCGAGACGTGACACACAGCTTCACCGTCGTCGGGACCAACGTGAACACGATGGTCGTCCCCGGACAGGTCTCACAGATGACCGTCGAGTTCGACGAACCCGGCGAGTACGGCATTCTCTGTAACGAGTACTGCGGCGAGTATCACCACACGATGGAAGGTAAACTGAACGTCGTTCCCGAAGACGAGTTCGATCTGACCGAGGTCGATACCGAGGCCCCCGACGAGGCCCAGCTCGGCAACGAGACGACGATCAACGCGACCGTGAGCAACGGCATGAACTACGACCTCGAGACGACCGCCACTCTCGAGATCGGCGATCAGACGGTCGAACAAGACGTTACTGTGCCCGGCCACGGCAGTGAAGCCGTCGCGTTCGAGGTCGACACCGCCGACCTCGGCACGGGCGACCACGATTGGACGGTGACCGTCGACGGCTACGAGGACGGCGACACGCTCACCGTTACCAGCGCAACCGAAGGGGGTGATGGCGATGCGTAA
- a CDS encoding b(o/a)3-type cytochrome-c oxidase subunit 1 — protein MAMRNAYVDQFPDEARVIRSILWSSFLALTIGGTLGLIQGLHRTNVLRFINPPDYYTVLTAHGVLLVLTFTIFFLVGIFTWAVTTSLDRGVEDIRFTWGWYAMMMLGTLLVGISILGGVVEQIPMNADVLYTFYSPFQAHPAFYVGLVLFVVGSWLAGLDWFRTWWAWKKENPDERIPLPTFMALTTMLFWYLSSIGVAISILAFLLPWSLGIIDSVNPLLTRTLFWFFGHPVVYFWLMPAYMLWYVMLPKLAGGKLFSDPLARVVFVLFLILSTPVGIHHQYLDPGIAEGFKFIAMTNTMFLLLPSLLTAFTVVASMEHGARQRGGDGYLSWLKALPWRDPAFTGMALAGLMFAAGGFSGMINAGLNINYLVHNSWWVVGHFHLTVGTAVALTFMAASYWFMPQLTGKEIWNRSLGLVQVVLWFIGMTFMSNAMHRAGLFGMPRRTAEPQYQGFNFEPAVGTVAEIDAQVALGAALLTLSVYLFITNMVLTTIGGSTSDAIPDNTYAGTLSGPEDSPAIIDNLKLWTSIAVVLVIIAYSLPLASIIDAGGLFGPGIDPWKPGVVADPSLVLESVRGVMP, from the coding sequence ATGGCGATGCGTAACGCCTACGTTGACCAGTTCCCCGACGAAGCACGCGTCATCAGATCCATCCTCTGGAGTTCCTTCCTCGCGCTGACGATCGGCGGGACGCTTGGGCTCATTCAGGGGCTGCACCGAACGAACGTCTTGCGGTTTATCAACCCGCCGGACTACTACACCGTCCTGACGGCCCACGGCGTCTTGCTGGTGCTTACGTTCACGATTTTCTTCCTCGTGGGCATCTTCACCTGGGCAGTAACGACCAGCCTCGATCGCGGTGTCGAAGACATCCGCTTTACCTGGGGCTGGTACGCCATGATGATGCTTGGAACACTACTGGTCGGCATCTCGATCCTCGGCGGCGTCGTCGAGCAGATCCCGATGAACGCCGACGTCCTCTACACGTTCTATTCGCCGTTCCAAGCCCATCCGGCGTTTTACGTGGGCTTAGTCCTGTTCGTCGTCGGCTCCTGGCTCGCCGGCCTCGATTGGTTCCGAACGTGGTGGGCATGGAAGAAAGAGAATCCCGACGAACGGATCCCGCTGCCGACGTTCATGGCGTTGACGACGATGCTGTTCTGGTATCTCAGCTCGATCGGTGTCGCCATCTCGATCCTCGCGTTCCTGCTCCCGTGGTCGCTTGGGATCATCGACTCCGTGAACCCGCTACTCACTCGGACGCTGTTCTGGTTCTTCGGCCACCCCGTCGTGTACTTCTGGCTGATGCCGGCGTACATGCTGTGGTACGTCATGCTGCCGAAGCTCGCCGGTGGGAAGCTGTTCAGTGACCCGCTCGCACGCGTCGTCTTCGTGCTGTTCCTGATCCTGTCGACGCCGGTCGGGATCCACCACCAGTATCTGGACCCCGGCATCGCGGAAGGATTCAAGTTCATTGCGATGACGAACACGATGTTCCTCCTGCTGCCGAGCCTGCTGACGGCGTTCACCGTCGTCGCCAGCATGGAACACGGTGCACGCCAGCGTGGCGGTGACGGCTATCTCAGCTGGCTCAAGGCGCTTCCATGGCGCGACCCGGCGTTTACCGGGATGGCGCTTGCAGGACTGATGTTCGCCGCGGGTGGCTTCTCCGGCATGATCAACGCTGGCCTGAACATCAACTACCTCGTCCACAACTCCTGGTGGGTCGTCGGGCACTTCCACCTCACCGTCGGCACCGCCGTCGCGCTGACCTTCATGGCAGCGTCCTACTGGTTCATGCCGCAGCTGACCGGTAAGGAGATCTGGAACCGCTCGCTCGGGCTGGTCCAGGTCGTGCTGTGGTTCATCGGCATGACCTTCATGTCGAACGCCATGCACCGCGCCGGACTGTTCGGGATGCCCCGCCGGACCGCCGAGCCGCAGTATCAGGGCTTCAACTTCGAGCCCGCCGTCGGGACCGTCGCTGAGATCGACGCACAGGTCGCTCTGGGCGCGGCGTTGCTGACCCTCTCGGTGTACCTGTTCATCACGAACATGGTCCTGACCACCATCGGTGGTTCCACCAGCGATGCAATCCCGGACAACACCTACGCCGGCACGCTCTCGGGGCCCGAGGACTCGCCGGCTATCATCGATAACCTCAAGCTCTGGACCTCGATCGCCGTCGTCCTCGTGATCATCGCGTACTCGCTCCCGCTTGCGAGCATCATCGACGCCGGCGGCCTGTTCGGTCCCGGCATCGACCCCTGGAAGCCCGGCGTCGTGGCCGACCCGAGCCTCGTCCTCGAGTCCGTCCGTGGGGTGATGCCCTAA
- a CDS encoding CbaC protein: MRISKGGLLVIMAFLTPLIVELRTVLSWFGIKLSVGGTVALSGALVLAVLVWALWPPNGDTEVEPAG, encoded by the coding sequence ATGCGGATCTCGAAGGGGGGACTTCTCGTCATCATGGCGTTCCTGACGCCACTGATCGTCGAGTTGCGAACGGTGCTCTCGTGGTTCGGCATCAAGCTGTCCGTCGGGGGAACGGTTGCACTCAGCGGTGCACTCGTCCTCGCAGTCCTCGTCTGGGCGCTGTGGCCGCCAAACGGTGACACCGAAGTAGAACCAGCCGGCTAG
- a CDS encoding dihydrodipicolinate synthase family protein, translating into MALHNALRGITCPMVTPFDDGSIDDAALIDVLEHLQDGGIDAVFPCGTTGEYPSLTADEHRRVVETTVDHAAVPVIVGAGATSVGETVTAIDRAADAGADAAAIVAPYFTTANAPEGNQRFFEAVIDEASLPVLLYNIPQCTGQRIEPETVATVAERDGVVGIKDSSGDLEYFLSVLEGTPDDFLCLQGYDALLVPALRMGADGGINALSNVVPEVLREAFERAEDDRGRQLQCDAIAPLFDACTTHDFAPATKTALAERDVIPSDEVRPPLVVVNDDGRETIGDALEAALAVAERYRSDGHQ; encoded by the coding sequence ATGGCACTCCACAACGCACTTCGGGGTATTACCTGTCCGATGGTGACGCCGTTCGACGACGGATCGATCGACGACGCGGCACTCATCGATGTGCTCGAACACCTACAGGACGGCGGTATCGACGCCGTCTTCCCCTGTGGGACGACCGGTGAGTACCCGAGCCTGACAGCCGACGAGCACCGCCGCGTCGTCGAAACGACCGTCGACCACGCCGCGGTGCCGGTCATCGTCGGAGCCGGCGCGACGAGCGTCGGCGAGACGGTCACGGCGATCGACCGCGCTGCCGACGCGGGGGCCGACGCCGCCGCGATCGTCGCACCGTATTTCACGACAGCGAACGCCCCCGAGGGCAACCAGCGGTTCTTCGAGGCCGTCATCGACGAGGCGTCGCTTCCCGTACTCCTGTACAACATTCCGCAGTGTACGGGCCAGCGCATCGAACCCGAGACCGTCGCCACCGTCGCAGAACGCGATGGAGTCGTCGGCATCAAAGACTCGAGCGGCGACCTCGAATACTTCCTCTCGGTGCTCGAGGGGACGCCCGACGACTTTCTGTGTCTGCAGGGGTACGACGCATTGCTGGTGCCCGCGCTACGAATGGGTGCCGACGGCGGGATCAACGCGCTGTCGAACGTCGTTCCCGAGGTCCTGCGTGAGGCGTTCGAGCGGGCCGAGGACGACCGAGGCCGACAGCTCCAGTGCGACGCGATCGCGCCGCTGTTCGACGCGTGTACGACTCACGATTTCGCCCCGGCGACGAAGACGGCACTGGCCGAACGCGACGTTATCCCATCCGACGAGGTCCGCCCGCCGCTGGTCGTCGTCAATGATGACGGTAGGGAGACGATCGGCGACGCGCTCGAGGCCGCACTCGCAGTCGCCGAGCGGTATCGGTCTGACGGGCACCAGTGA
- a CDS encoding replication factor A (Replication protein A protects and stabilize the intermediate ssDNA that is generated by the unwinding action of a DNA helicase at the replication fork. In addition, SSBs prevent the formation of secondary structures by single-stranded template DNA.), with protein sequence MSDVRQHADDIHAQFSDHIDVDIEDVEERLTTLVDEYKVPIDEARRSVTNHYLEEAGLEREDISGGDSEAANIEDVDEPEEWIDLTAKVIELWDPRSDSVAQVGLLGDPTGTIKFTKWAKSELPALEEGGVYELRNVVTDEYQGRYSVKLNSTTVIEELDEDLEVGNDTSEIEGALVDMQRGSGLIKRCPEEDCTRVLQNGRCNEHGEVEGEFDLRIKAVVDDGIDAHEVIFDKDATEELTGLSLEEAKEMAMDALDTTIVADEIREDIVGIYYRIEGPTFGRYVLADDVEELGGPADPEELLIKARSM encoded by the coding sequence ATGAGCGACGTACGACAGCACGCGGACGACATACATGCGCAGTTTTCGGACCACATAGACGTCGACATCGAGGACGTCGAGGAACGCCTGACGACGCTCGTCGACGAGTACAAAGTCCCGATCGACGAGGCACGCCGGAGCGTGACGAATCACTACCTCGAGGAAGCCGGCTTGGAGCGCGAGGACATCTCTGGCGGCGACAGCGAGGCGGCGAACATCGAGGACGTCGACGAACCCGAGGAGTGGATCGATCTCACCGCGAAGGTTATCGAACTCTGGGACCCGCGCAGTGACTCGGTCGCACAGGTCGGACTGCTGGGCGATCCGACGGGGACGATCAAGTTCACCAAGTGGGCGAAATCGGAGCTCCCGGCGCTCGAGGAAGGCGGCGTCTACGAACTTCGCAACGTCGTCACCGACGAGTACCAGGGCCGGTACTCGGTCAAACTCAACTCGACGACGGTGATCGAGGAACTCGACGAGGACCTCGAAGTCGGCAACGACACCAGCGAGATCGAAGGCGCACTGGTCGACATGCAACGCGGCAGCGGTCTCATCAAGCGCTGCCCGGAAGAGGACTGTACCCGCGTCCTCCAGAACGGTCGCTGTAACGAACACGGAGAGGTCGAAGGCGAGTTCGACCTCCGGATCAAGGCCGTCGTCGACGACGGCATCGACGCCCACGAGGTCATCTTCGACAAGGACGCTACCGAGGAGCTGACCGGGCTGAGCTTAGAAGAGGCGAAAGAGATGGCGATGGACGCCCTCGATACGACCATCGTCGCCGACGAGATCCGCGAGGACATCGTCGGCATCTACTACCGCATCGAGGGGCCGACGTTCGGTCGGTACGTCCTGGCCGACGATGTCGAGGAACTCGGCGGGCCAGCGGATCCCGAGGAACTGCTGATCAAAGCGAGGTCGATGTAA
- a CDS encoding RPA family protein, whose product MSQSELTREVARRVFASEFNDSTYAFKESDDERAPNYALLPTGDRANRVFVAGTLTETEDVGDESEYWRGRVVDPTGTFFVYAGQYQPEAASVLRETEPPAYVSIVGKPRTYETDDGTINVSLRPESIAVVDDETRDRWVVETAERTLDRIEAFEEWESEQEAPESASTAPTNEYAQMAHEQYDSPVVNYRNDVIQALESLETVENDDAEATI is encoded by the coding sequence ATGAGCCAATCTGAACTCACCCGCGAAGTCGCCCGCCGCGTCTTCGCCTCGGAATTCAACGATTCGACGTACGCCTTCAAAGAGAGCGACGACGAGCGCGCGCCCAACTACGCGTTGCTCCCGACGGGCGACCGCGCCAACCGCGTGTTCGTCGCCGGGACCCTGACCGAGACCGAAGACGTCGGCGACGAAAGCGAGTACTGGCGGGGTCGGGTCGTCGACCCGACCGGGACGTTCTTCGTCTACGCCGGGCAGTACCAGCCCGAGGCCGCCTCGGTCCTGCGGGAGACGGAACCGCCGGCCTACGTCTCCATCGTCGGCAAACCCCGGACCTACGAGACCGACGACGGCACCATCAACGTCTCCCTGCGGCCCGAATCGATCGCTGTTGTGGATGACGAGACACGCGACCGCTGGGTCGTCGAAACGGCCGAGCGCACGCTCGATCGCATCGAAGCCTTCGAGGAGTGGGAAAGCGAACAGGAGGCACCCGAAAGTGCCTCCACCGCACCAACCAACGAGTACGCCCAGATGGCCCACGAGCAGTACGACTCGCCCGTCGTCAACTACCGCAACGACGTGATCCAGGCACTCGAGAGCTTAGAGACCGTCGAAAACGACGACGCAGAAGCGACGATCTGA
- a CDS encoding ribbon-helix-helix protein, CopG family — MGNKNKTISFRVNEDAFEALQEIAAERDISLSAVFRDYVDQLVEHDGQVEVVPEADLENCASEDDVSFPPTVEVPKRFIREHERLELEAEHLREQLDEYKGYVNELQDRLEDEDDDEEILLDELDDENDTYQLR, encoded by the coding sequence ATGGGGAACAAGAACAAGACCATCTCGTTTCGGGTCAACGAGGACGCGTTCGAGGCGCTGCAGGAAATCGCCGCCGAACGCGACATCTCGTTATCTGCGGTCTTTCGGGACTACGTCGACCAGCTCGTCGAACACGACGGCCAGGTCGAAGTCGTCCCCGAAGCCGACCTCGAGAACTGCGCGAGCGAGGACGACGTCTCGTTCCCGCCGACCGTCGAAGTGCCAAAGCGATTCATCCGCGAACACGAGCGGCTGGAACTCGAGGCCGAGCACCTCCGAGAACAACTCGACGAGTACAAAGGCTACGTCAACGAGCTACAGGACCGACTCGAGGACGAGGACGACGACGAGGAGATCCTCCTCGACGAGTTAGACGACGAGAACGACACGTATCAGCTTCGGTAA
- the trpC gene encoding indole-3-glycerol phosphate synthase yields the protein MNSDTELAPAVQSILEAARERSGGKGVDVDARSFPDALADAEAAGRVPVIAEVKPTSPTADGTRDDDPVELAQSMVDGGATALSVLTEPTHFGGSPEALAQIREAVDVPVLRKDFVLDEAGMDVVEADLLLLIARFVDDLEGLIVAARERGFQPLVEVHDRDELETALEAGAEIIGVNNRDLGRLEVDLETFESVAPEVPADVTLIAESGISSPADVRRMREAGADALLVGSAIMDHGAGDSDVTENTRRLVEVESSNRDGDDMSDHDGDC from the coding sequence ATGAACTCCGATACGGAACTCGCTCCCGCGGTGCAGTCGATTCTCGAGGCGGCTCGGGAGCGGTCGGGTGGTAAGGGCGTCGATGTCGACGCACGCTCGTTTCCCGACGCGCTGGCCGACGCCGAGGCCGCGGGGCGAGTCCCAGTGATCGCGGAGGTAAAACCGACGAGTCCGACAGCCGATGGGACGCGAGACGACGATCCAGTCGAACTGGCCCAGTCGATGGTCGACGGCGGCGCGACGGCGCTCTCGGTGCTGACGGAGCCGACTCACTTCGGCGGCTCGCCCGAAGCACTGGCACAGATTCGGGAGGCAGTCGACGTCCCCGTCTTGCGCAAGGATTTCGTCCTCGACGAAGCCGGGATGGACGTCGTCGAGGCTGACCTCCTGCTTTTGATCGCGCGGTTCGTCGACGATCTCGAGGGACTCATTGTCGCCGCCCGCGAGCGCGGCTTTCAGCCGCTGGTCGAAGTGCACGACCGCGACGAACTCGAGACCGCGCTTGAAGCGGGGGCCGAAATCATCGGCGTGAACAACCGCGATCTTGGGCGACTCGAGGTCGACCTCGAAACCTTCGAGTCCGTCGCGCCCGAGGTACCGGCTGACGTGACACTGATCGCCGAGAGCGGGATTTCGTCGCCGGCAGACGTCCGACGGATGCGCGAGGCGGGCGCCGACGCGTTGCTCGTCGGCAGCGCCATCATGGACCACGGCGCGGGCGACAGCGACGTGACCGAAAACACGCGGCGACTGGTAGAAGTGGAATCAAGCAATCGAGACGGAGACGACATGAGCGATCACGACGGAGACTGTTAG